In Solanum pennellii chromosome 7, SPENNV200, the following are encoded in one genomic region:
- the LOC107024028 gene encoding uncharacterized protein LOC107024028 — MNYSEWQKERLYKICIPGSLQSSTRCSLGKIVLNGKAVRKLLSVLPETWESKVEAITEARDLDTLAMNELIGNLITYELKKNQETEIGGKRKERNLVLKATTSDDFEDENIALITKRFTRMLKRGQAFQKKTPQKSNENTKDQVCHKCGSPDYFIKFCLLSALEQKKINSEKGKDIKKDKFVPSNRRMTTQEADISMKRAFAAMGNSSDEESEDEETENKSLFALEQDDDYDFLPLVAVETKEEKEICRSQETILALMVGSDSEEDKEEEDMNEKIARVRRQ; from the coding sequence ATGAACTATTCAGAATGGCAGAAGGAGAGACTATACAAGATATGCATACCAGGTTCACTTCAATCATCAACGAGATGTTCCTTGGGAAAGATAGTTCTCAATGGAAAGGCAGTAAGGAAACTCCTGAGTGTCCTTCCTGAAACCTGGGAAAGCAAAGTCGAGGCTATCACTGAAGCCCGCGACCTAGATACACTGGCCATGAATGAGTTGATTGGTAATCTCATCACATATGAACtcaagaaaaaccaagaaaCAGAAATCGGAGGAAAGAGAAAGGAAAGGAACCTGGTTCTGAAGGCAACTACATCAGAtgattttgaggatgaaaataTTGCCCTTATAACCAAAAGGTTCACCAGAATGCTGAAAAGAGGACAAGCATTCCAAAAGAAAACTCCTCAAAAATCCAATGAAAACACTAAAGACCAAGTTTGTCATAAGTGCGGAAGTCCGGATTACTTCATCAAATTCTGTCTACTTTCGGCCTTAGAGCAGAAAAAGATAAACTCTGAGAAGGGAAAAGACATTAAGAAAGATAAGTTTGTTCCTTCAAACAGAAGAATGACAACTCAAGAGGCAGATATCTCAATGAAAAGGGCCTTTGCAGCAATGGGGAATTCATCTGATGAAGAATCTGAGGATGAAGAGACAGAAAACAAATCTCTTTTTGCACTAGAACAAGATGATGATTATGACTTTCTTCCTCTAGTAGCAGTGGAAACCAAGGAAGAAAAGGAAATCTGCAGATCACAAGAAACTATATTAGCACTCATGGTTGGATCAGATTCTGAAgaagacaaagaagaagaagatatgaaTGAAAAG